A stretch of the Filimonas lacunae genome encodes the following:
- a CDS encoding YciE/YciF ferroxidase family protein, whose product MKTTSPSKKPALDNSKLNNFFIDSLQDIYYAEKHLAEALETLEEKATTESLKATFAEHRAVTKGQINRLERVFELMTEQPQTKTCHAIKGIIKEAEAIIKETDSDTITRDAALIMAAQKAEHYEIATYGTLVHLARALEQNKVADLLQETLMEEKAADTALSDIAESFINEMASEEAEENE is encoded by the coding sequence ATGAAAACAACATCCCCATCTAAAAAGCCTGCATTAGACAACAGCAAGCTCAATAACTTTTTTATAGACAGCTTACAGGACATTTATTATGCCGAGAAGCACCTGGCAGAAGCATTGGAAACACTGGAAGAAAAGGCCACCACCGAAAGCCTGAAAGCTACTTTTGCCGAACACCGCGCCGTTACCAAAGGGCAAATTAACCGGTTGGAAAGAGTGTTTGAGCTAATGACAGAACAGCCTCAAACGAAAACCTGCCATGCTATTAAAGGCATTATCAAGGAAGCAGAAGCCATTATCAAAGAAACCGACAGTGATACTATTACCCGGGACGCAGCTCTTATTATGGCAGCCCAAAAGGCCGAACACTACGAAATTGCCACGTATGGAACACTGGTACATTTAGCAAGGGCCCTGGAACAAAATAAGGTAGCCGACCTGTTACAGGAAACACTGATGGAAGAAAAAGCAGCAGACACTGCCCTTTCTGATATAGCAGAAAGCTTTATAAATGAAATGGCTAGCGAAGAAGCAGAAGAAAATGAATAA
- a CDS encoding PhzF family phenazine biosynthesis protein, whose product MNKKIMMLQVDAFTNQRFKGNPAAVCVLEEEISAELMQSIAAENNLAETAFVSRLADDFSLRWFTPTVEINLCGHATLATAHVLWEEGLLATDKKALFHSLSGLLTAEKKGDWIELNFPAVLTTNQVALPEKALQALGVKPVNSVFAKDRYLVEVASPEEVLAAEPDFQVLKHYDPVVVTSPGNSNMPYDFVSRSFVPSHGINEDPVTGSSHCGLVPYYAAQWKKHAFHAYQCSKRGGELKLQLAGDRVLMAGQAVTVIKGHLLL is encoded by the coding sequence ATGAATAAGAAGATAATGATGCTGCAGGTGGATGCTTTTACCAATCAGCGTTTTAAAGGCAACCCGGCTGCGGTATGTGTGCTGGAAGAAGAAATAAGTGCAGAGCTGATGCAGAGCATTGCTGCGGAGAATAACCTGGCGGAAACTGCTTTTGTAAGCCGTTTGGCAGATGATTTTAGCCTGCGCTGGTTTACGCCAACCGTAGAAATTAATTTATGCGGCCATGCTACGCTGGCCACCGCGCATGTGCTGTGGGAAGAAGGTTTGCTGGCTACAGATAAGAAAGCGTTGTTTCATTCCCTCAGCGGGTTATTGACTGCGGAGAAAAAGGGCGACTGGATAGAATTGAACTTTCCCGCAGTATTGACAACGAACCAGGTGGCTTTGCCGGAAAAGGCTTTGCAGGCATTAGGAGTAAAACCGGTAAACAGTGTGTTTGCCAAAGACCGTTACCTGGTAGAGGTAGCTTCGCCGGAAGAGGTGCTGGCGGCTGAGCCTGATTTCCAGGTATTGAAGCATTACGATCCTGTGGTAGTAACAAGCCCTGGAAACAGCAACATGCCTTACGATTTTGTGTCCCGGTCTTTTGTGCCTTCCCATGGGATAAATGAAGATCCGGTAACGGGCTCTTCTCATTGTGGTCTTGTGCCTTATTATGCTGCACAATGGAAAAAACACGCGTTTCATGCCTACCAGTGTTCAAAGCGGGGTGGTGAGTTAAAGCTGCAATTGGCTGGCGACCGGGTATTAATGGCCGGACAGGCGGTTACGGTTATAAAAGGCCATTTGCTACTATAG
- a CDS encoding DMT family transporter produces MKGEHRKAYLALLAICIIWGTTFLTAKMGVKGFPPLLFMGTRHFVAGLLLGGFCLLKGSKWPGWKAFAQQILPGIFMVMLGNGIVGWAVQYIPSGLAALICAMMPVYIVVINLFNRKEDKLNYKIVLGLLLGISGLLVIFRDNLAYLGDSRYVGGIIICLVSCLFWALGSFYSKRRQQPSANVYLNVAMQLVAGGAGLLLLSSVTENWSAIHHVPLQSVAAISYLIVFGSITAFVCFHYALSKLPIGVVTLYAYINPLVAILLGYIVLHEPITYFTLIAFVLTLSGVFLVNAGYRQPTAVKSPSDYTIKQPSYE; encoded by the coding sequence ATGAAAGGAGAACACAGAAAAGCTTACCTGGCTTTGCTGGCAATATGCATTATCTGGGGTACCACCTTTTTAACCGCCAAAATGGGCGTAAAAGGCTTTCCGCCCTTATTATTTATGGGTACCCGGCATTTTGTGGCGGGCCTGTTATTAGGCGGTTTTTGCTTATTAAAAGGAAGTAAATGGCCAGGCTGGAAGGCATTTGCACAGCAGATATTGCCGGGCATTTTTATGGTAATGTTGGGTAATGGTATTGTAGGCTGGGCAGTACAATATATTCCCAGTGGGCTGGCCGCACTCATTTGTGCTATGATGCCGGTGTATATAGTAGTGATTAATTTATTCAACCGCAAGGAAGACAAACTGAATTATAAAATTGTGCTGGGCTTGCTGCTGGGTATTAGTGGCTTGCTGGTTATTTTTCGCGATAACCTGGCCTACCTGGGCGATAGCAGGTATGTGGGTGGTATTATCATTTGCCTGGTGTCGTGCCTGTTCTGGGCATTGGGTTCCTTTTATTCCAAACGAAGGCAGCAACCTTCTGCGAATGTGTATTTGAATGTGGCCATGCAACTGGTAGCAGGTGGCGCGGGGTTGCTGTTATTGAGCAGTGTTACCGAAAACTGGAGTGCCATACATCATGTGCCTTTGCAAAGCGTGGCTGCTATCAGCTATTTAATCGTGTTTGGCTCCATTACTGCCTTTGTATGCTTTCATTATGCATTGTCTAAGCTTCCCATAGGTGTGGTTACCTTATACGCGTATATCAATCCGCTGGTAGCCATATTGCTCGGTTATATTGTATTGCACGAGCCTATTACTTATTTCACGTTGATAGCTTTTGTATTAACTCTTTCCGGCGTATTCCTCGTAAATGCAGGATACAGGCAGCCGACCGCCGTTAAGTCCCCTTCCGATTACACTATAAAACAACCATCGTATGAATAA